The genomic interval GAGCTTCGATCAGAAAATTCGACCTGACCGGAACGACCGACAAGTTTGTCGCGGAGCGGGTCCCGCCTCTCGACGTCCTGGCGATGTCAAACGAATATCTGGCCCGTGAAAAATCCGGAAAGCCGATCGGCGTACTTTCACCCCGCGATACCGTTCGCGCCGAGATCAACGGAGCCCACGTGATGCTCGACTACGGCCGCCCGTCCGTCCGGGGCCGGACCATATTTGGAAATGTCGTTCCGTGGGACAGCGTCTGGCGAACGGGGGCGAACGCGGCGACCCAACTGATAACGGACAAGGAACTCCGGTTCGGTTCCGTTGTCGTTCCTCCCGGGACATATTCCGTATTTTCCATCCCGGGCGTAAAGCAGTGGACGCTGATCATCAACAGTCAGCACGGCCAGTGGGGGACAAACTACGATCAGTCGAAAGATCTGGGGCGTGTTCCGATCGGGATCAAGTCGCACGATGAACTTGTCGAGAAGTTCACGTTCGAGATCACTTCAAAGGGGAACGAAGGGCAGATCGGATTCAAGTGGGAGCACACGGAAGGGTCGATCCCCTTTACGGTGCGGTAAACTGTCATCCTTCGCGGAGTTTACACTGAGCGAAGCGAACGTGCTCAGGATGACAATTATTTCTTCTTCAACTCCGCATCCCAGTTCGCCACCATCGTAATCGGCTGGGTCAGGCCGGCCGGAGATACGGAAACGAGGAACCTGGTGCCGTCGGCCGTCACATCGCTGGCCGCGGCAGGCCCCCGGGCATCCAGGTCGAAGAGCTCGTGCTCGGCGCCGATCTCAATTCCGGCGGGCGAAGCCTTGATGTCGACGGCGATCAGCTTGCGGTTGTTAGAAACGAAATAGAGTTCTTTCCCATCGCCTCTCCAGATCGGAACCACACCGCCGGATCTCGACACCTGCCATTGCGCCCCGGAATTTGAGACCGGCCGGATATAGATCTCAAATTGCCCGGAAGCGTCGGACATGTATGCAAGCCATCGTTGATCCGGGGAAAACCTTCCGAGCACTTCAATGAATTGAGTTTTTAGAAAATTAATCGGCTCGCTTTTGCCGTTTAACGGGAGCAGCAGGAGATCGACCTTCGTTTTTGCGTCGCCC from Bacteroidota bacterium carries:
- a CDS encoding DUF2911 domain-containing protein; translated protein: MTMLFAGLAAAQTGQVNSFLTRLGQDTIAAENSSIDSHGMRGISVVRSPRVTVREFSAQFDSTGNLVNFHLKSTGSNGSVGERNYAYTNDSVKVVNKQDTNTQRYTVAAKDRPFPFSIDIFAGWQWSLQRALGSGKKEFSVLAGKRTIGYTIKETATGGLELSNPERDFAPIMVELGKGASIRKFDLTGTTDKFVAERVPPLDVLAMSNEYLAREKSGKPIGVLSPRDTVRAEINGAHVMLDYGRPSVRGRTIFGNVVPWDSVWRTGANAATQLITDKELRFGSVVVPPGTYSVFSIPGVKQWTLIINSQHGQWGTNYDQSKDLGRVPIGIKSHDELVEKFTFEITSKGNEGQIGFKWEHTEGSIPFTVR